Proteins from a single region of Butyrivibrio fibrisolvens:
- a CDS encoding right-handed parallel beta-helix repeat-containing protein produces MRRRFFMPVLMSLTLALSACGSFNSSLDDEDEDIEDEDEDDDEDEEENNAATEGTDLEDDQTPTGSGKGTQKAVTIASHKVTAEFEDNENLTSTGSYPEIIVNEDFMMDYPKFWAAMTTFSDSIGESAVEDIKTFGYGAPGEDEASYHYDIEAEVLRLDDKVFTAKFEEDYDWSYTEDYDPYYYYVNYDINTGKRIWSDAFFAEKEGLAQVLYDTVVATYPREKDLINETNEEGIPIALDYITSMVDYDYLPCCIVGDELVIHFGSYSIMDNDNFYDITIPVDDLKDYLNPDYIEDTTGNVEDKVEYTEVIDDTYEGKLYIYEDETPENEEQEEIHVSTPEELVNAIAPNTHIILESGKYDISDYVLEDNPDVDNEYWGYTSWWGEYGVCNVYNMTIEGEDPDDRPEIVIKSAFYDVFVLDQCSNITLNNLIIGHDAKKGDCSANVLAVMNSNGITGNNLDLYGCGAYGLMCMASNGVYLYDSCIHDCTYGIVELFDDSSDICFYDCDFIDNREYTLIENGYNIGYIYFTNCKFEGNEGDLFSLYAEPDYITFTDCEFGDEEREFLDEHFDMVIYYEDGGAG; encoded by the coding sequence ATGAGAAGAAGATTTTTTATGCCTGTTCTTATGAGTCTGACGCTTGCTCTTTCTGCATGTGGTTCTTTCAATAGTTCTTTGGATGATGAAGACGAAGACATTGAAGACGAAGATGAAGACGATGATGAAGATGAAGAAGAAAATAACGCAGCTACAGAAGGCACTGACCTGGAAGATGATCAAACTCCCACAGGGTCAGGTAAAGGCACACAGAAGGCGGTTACAATTGCCAGCCATAAGGTAACTGCAGAATTTGAGGATAATGAAAATCTTACATCGACAGGATCTTACCCCGAGATCATAGTAAATGAAGATTTCATGATGGATTATCCAAAGTTTTGGGCTGCTATGACTACTTTTAGTGATAGCATTGGAGAATCTGCTGTTGAGGATATTAAGACCTTTGGATATGGAGCGCCCGGAGAAGATGAAGCTTCTTATCATTATGATATCGAAGCTGAGGTTTTAAGACTTGATGACAAGGTTTTTACAGCCAAGTTTGAAGAAGATTATGACTGGTCTTATACAGAAGATTATGATCCATACTATTATTATGTTAATTATGATATAAACACAGGTAAGAGAATCTGGTCTGATGCCTTTTTTGCCGAAAAAGAAGGACTGGCTCAGGTACTGTATGATACGGTTGTAGCTACATATCCAAGAGAAAAGGATCTTATAAATGAAACTAATGAAGAGGGCATCCCGATCGCTCTTGACTATATAACTTCCATGGTTGATTATGACTATCTTCCATGCTGTATAGTTGGAGATGAGTTAGTAATCCATTTTGGATCCTATTCCATTATGGATAATGATAATTTCTATGATATAACTATTCCTGTTGATGATCTTAAGGACTATCTGAATCCGGATTATATTGAAGATACAACAGGTAATGTAGAGGACAAGGTTGAATATACAGAAGTTATAGATGATACCTATGAAGGTAAGCTGTATATATATGAGGATGAAACACCTGAAAATGAAGAGCAGGAAGAGATCCATGTATCTACACCTGAAGAACTTGTAAATGCTATTGCTCCTAACACTCATATCATTCTTGAAAGTGGCAAATATGATATCTCTGATTACGTACTTGAGGATAATCCTGATGTAGATAACGAGTATTGGGGATATACATCATGGTGGGGCGAGTATGGAGTATGTAATGTTTACAATATGACCATCGAGGGCGAAGATCCTGATGACAGACCTGAGATAGTTATTAAGAGCGCATTCTATGATGTATTTGTACTAGATCAGTGCAGTAATATAACGCTTAATAACCTTATCATTGGACATGATGCCAAGAAAGGTGATTGCTCGGCGAATGTTCTTGCAGTAATGAATTCAAACGGAATAACAGGTAATAATCTTGATCTGTATGGATGCGGAGCATATGGACTGATGTGTATGGCCAGCAATGGTGTATATCTCTATGATTCCTGCATACATGATTGTACTTACGGAATAGTAGAACTGTTTGATGATTCATCAGATATATGCTTCTACGATTGTGATTTTATAGATAACAGAGAATATACTCTTATTGAAAACGGTTATAATATCGGATATATCTATTTTACCAATTGTAAATTTGAAGGTAATGAAGGCGATCTGTTCAGCCTTTATGCAGAACCTGATTATATTACCTTCACAGACTGCGAATTTGGTGATGAAGAAAGAGAGTTCCTTGATGAACACTTCGACATGGTCATATATTATGAAGATGGCGGAGCGGGCTGA